The following proteins are co-located in the Eleginops maclovinus isolate JMC-PN-2008 ecotype Puerto Natales chromosome 23, JC_Emac_rtc_rv5, whole genome shotgun sequence genome:
- the f9a gene encoding coagulation factor IXa isoform X1 — protein MVVCVCLRIPEQFGMALVSLSVLCCLLLDFQLGYGASASASGRVFRSGHAADSILRRHKRYNTGVFEEFMEGNLERECVEEVCNLEEAREVFEDNDKTIQFWVTYLDGNQCQSSPCLNQGSCKDHLGYYTCTCPSGFTGRSCEIIVAKRCDMNNGDCMHFCESMDTVGAKCSCARGYRLMQDGANCEAEVEFPCGRTALTEVSAGHSRSLFSHVNASQQNSTNLTNITTTAPPTAPPPSTPANTLATSPSTNQSRKKLPWWFFHDAKASTEEPSSPIQRIVGGTAVSQGEIPWQVGLIKQSVGLLFCGGSILSDRWVITAAHCLMEAQGSFFIRVGEHNIYITEGTEQDYEVLEQHMHPKYNGILSLYDHDIALLYLKDPISFSTTVRPICIGPKAFTEALVKESSPATVSGWGRTRFLGFTADTLQKVEVPFTDRTECKRSSSARITPFMFCAGYYNKAKDSCQGDSGGPHTNSIHNTWFLTGIVSWGEECAKQGKYGVYTRVSLYYRWINKVMGITKFQLEFDVEEPDPENEE, from the exons atggtggtgtgtgtttgtctgaggATACCAGAGCAATTTGGAATGGCACttgtttctttgtctgtctTGTGTTGCCTGCTTCTGGACTTTCAGCTGGGATATGGAG CCTCAGCTTCAGCCTCAGGCCGTGTGTTCCGGTCCGGTCATGCAGCCGACAGCATTCTGCGGAGACACAAACGCTACAACACTGGTGTGTTTGAGGAGTTCATGGAAGGCAACCTGGAGAGAGAGTGTGTAGAGGAAGTATGTAACCTGGAAGAGGCCAGAGAGGTCTTTGAAGACAATGACAAGACA ATCCAGTTCTGGGTGACATATTTAG ATGGCAATCAGTGTCAATCAAGCCCATGTTTGAACCAGGGGTCATGCAAAGACCACCTGGGCTACTACACCTGCACATGTCCGTCTGGCTTCACTGGCAGGAGCTGTGAGATCA TTGTAGCAAAAAGGTGTGACATGAACAATGGAGACTGTATGCACTTCTGTGAATCAATGGACACCGTTGGAGCAAAATGCTCGTGTGCGAGAGGATACAGACTGATGCAGGATGGAGCTAACTGTGAAGCAGAAG TTGAGTTTCCATGTGGCAGAACTGCCCTGACGGAGGTGAGTGCAGGACACAGTCGCTCCCTGTTCAGCCATGTGAATGCAAGCCAGCAGAACTCCACAAATCTGACCAACATCACCACTACTGCACCCCCTACTGCACCCCCTCCTTCAACCCCAGCCAATACACTGGCGACTTCTCCCTCAACAAACCAATCTCGAAAGAAACTGCCCTGGTGGTTTTTCCATGACGCTAAGGCCTCCACTGAGGAGCCATCCAGCCCTATTCAACGCATTGTAGGAGGCACGGCGGTGAGCCAAGGCGAGATCCCTTGGCAG GTAGGCTTGATAAAGCAATCTGTTGGACTATTATTCTGTGGGGGGTCCATCCTCAGTGATCGGTGGGTTATCACTGCTGCTCATTGCCTGATGGAGGCACAAGGCTCCTTCTTCATCAGAGTAG GAGAGCATAACATCTACATCACAGAGGGCACCGAGCAGGATTATGAGGTGTTGGAGCAGCACATGCATCCTAAATACAATGGCATTCTAAGCTTGTATGATCACGACATCGCCCTGCTGTACCTCAAAGACCCCATCAGCTTTTCCACAACAGTCCGACCCATCTGCATCGGGCCCAAGGCTTTCACTGAGGCCCTGGTGAAGGAGTCTTCCCCAGCCACGGTCAGCGGCTGGGGCCGGACGCGCTTCCTCGGGTTCACGGCAGACACTTTGCAGAAGGTTGAGGTTCCCTTCACTGATCGGACAGAGTGTAAGCGCAGCAGCAGCGCCAGGATCACGCCCTTCATGTTTTGCGCAGGATACTACAACAAGGCCAAAGACTCCTGTCAGGGGGACAGTGGAGGCCCTCACACAAACAGTATTCACAACACATGGTTCCTCACCGGCATTGTGAGCTGGGGGGAGGAATGTGCAAAGCAGGGGAAATATGGTGTGTACACTCGAGTGTCCCTTTATTACCGCTGGATCAACAAAGTTATGGGAATAACCAAATTCCAGCTGGAATTTGATGTGGAAGAGCCAGACCCTGAAAATGAAGAATAA
- the f9a gene encoding coagulation factor IXa isoform X2 yields MLLEAQPRSTKTSASASGRVFRSGHAADSILRRHKRYNTGVFEEFMEGNLERECVEEVCNLEEAREVFEDNDKTIQFWVTYLDGNQCQSSPCLNQGSCKDHLGYYTCTCPSGFTGRSCEIIVAKRCDMNNGDCMHFCESMDTVGAKCSCARGYRLMQDGANCEAEVEFPCGRTALTEVSAGHSRSLFSHVNASQQNSTNLTNITTTAPPTAPPPSTPANTLATSPSTNQSRKKLPWWFFHDAKASTEEPSSPIQRIVGGTAVSQGEIPWQVGLIKQSVGLLFCGGSILSDRWVITAAHCLMEAQGSFFIRVGEHNIYITEGTEQDYEVLEQHMHPKYNGILSLYDHDIALLYLKDPISFSTTVRPICIGPKAFTEALVKESSPATVSGWGRTRFLGFTADTLQKVEVPFTDRTECKRSSSARITPFMFCAGYYNKAKDSCQGDSGGPHTNSIHNTWFLTGIVSWGEECAKQGKYGVYTRVSLYYRWINKVMGITKFQLEFDVEEPDPENEE; encoded by the exons CCTCAGCTTCAGCCTCAGGCCGTGTGTTCCGGTCCGGTCATGCAGCCGACAGCATTCTGCGGAGACACAAACGCTACAACACTGGTGTGTTTGAGGAGTTCATGGAAGGCAACCTGGAGAGAGAGTGTGTAGAGGAAGTATGTAACCTGGAAGAGGCCAGAGAGGTCTTTGAAGACAATGACAAGACA ATCCAGTTCTGGGTGACATATTTAG ATGGCAATCAGTGTCAATCAAGCCCATGTTTGAACCAGGGGTCATGCAAAGACCACCTGGGCTACTACACCTGCACATGTCCGTCTGGCTTCACTGGCAGGAGCTGTGAGATCA TTGTAGCAAAAAGGTGTGACATGAACAATGGAGACTGTATGCACTTCTGTGAATCAATGGACACCGTTGGAGCAAAATGCTCGTGTGCGAGAGGATACAGACTGATGCAGGATGGAGCTAACTGTGAAGCAGAAG TTGAGTTTCCATGTGGCAGAACTGCCCTGACGGAGGTGAGTGCAGGACACAGTCGCTCCCTGTTCAGCCATGTGAATGCAAGCCAGCAGAACTCCACAAATCTGACCAACATCACCACTACTGCACCCCCTACTGCACCCCCTCCTTCAACCCCAGCCAATACACTGGCGACTTCTCCCTCAACAAACCAATCTCGAAAGAAACTGCCCTGGTGGTTTTTCCATGACGCTAAGGCCTCCACTGAGGAGCCATCCAGCCCTATTCAACGCATTGTAGGAGGCACGGCGGTGAGCCAAGGCGAGATCCCTTGGCAG GTAGGCTTGATAAAGCAATCTGTTGGACTATTATTCTGTGGGGGGTCCATCCTCAGTGATCGGTGGGTTATCACTGCTGCTCATTGCCTGATGGAGGCACAAGGCTCCTTCTTCATCAGAGTAG GAGAGCATAACATCTACATCACAGAGGGCACCGAGCAGGATTATGAGGTGTTGGAGCAGCACATGCATCCTAAATACAATGGCATTCTAAGCTTGTATGATCACGACATCGCCCTGCTGTACCTCAAAGACCCCATCAGCTTTTCCACAACAGTCCGACCCATCTGCATCGGGCCCAAGGCTTTCACTGAGGCCCTGGTGAAGGAGTCTTCCCCAGCCACGGTCAGCGGCTGGGGCCGGACGCGCTTCCTCGGGTTCACGGCAGACACTTTGCAGAAGGTTGAGGTTCCCTTCACTGATCGGACAGAGTGTAAGCGCAGCAGCAGCGCCAGGATCACGCCCTTCATGTTTTGCGCAGGATACTACAACAAGGCCAAAGACTCCTGTCAGGGGGACAGTGGAGGCCCTCACACAAACAGTATTCACAACACATGGTTCCTCACCGGCATTGTGAGCTGGGGGGAGGAATGTGCAAAGCAGGGGAAATATGGTGTGTACACTCGAGTGTCCCTTTATTACCGCTGGATCAACAAAGTTATGGGAATAACCAAATTCCAGCTGGAATTTGATGTGGAAGAGCCAGACCCTGAAAATGAAGAATAA
- the mcf2a gene encoding proto-oncogene DBL: protein MGPASLQEERESEKESKREMESYRCLLQAGSQLESTLQQVTVPLSLKEVGGYIEKQVAYLSGGRGEDSSVIITLPESSAFSDIPEEALAKVFTYLTLIPRTRQPGVKFIIILDRRLDTWASIKTALARIAASFPGNLHLVLVLRPTSFFHRTVTDIGFRFSQEDFMLKMPVVMLSSVTDLLHYIGENQLTSEFGGTLDYCHSDWIVLRTAIESFAVTVKDIAQMLQSFGTELAETELCDDGKAIEYLLESHTEKYRKLKDAIRSVSKEGRHLLASLETSGKEDDSQWDVKMDWDTVQRLLAQLRDMESAFDGFFEKHHLKLHQYMQLLRYEQSFQEMELCLDHLTGQEKELSISVDTLAQTEQALKRLDSLESNAQEVMSRAQIIILHGHQLSASHHYAMALIMQRCNQLRHYCDTLNAALKTKHTRLLQTHQLLLCLGQAQTWCDDGAYLLANQLVEKYQSKEGAQAALRDIERFLEGAPSMLSSGPDILTIEYEAVIMPQLQAQIVKTFEKHAAVQQMIQSRQACLRKLADKHVRPVQLVAPRPENPPRSKSPLFSPKHVDGLKFTFDLSLPGKRASRKSPNSRKIEVIHDYQESRSCVSYFLDGEDSPDLLKRHVMRELIETERIYVEELLSILLGYRAEMDNPAMSGLLPPILRSKRDILFGNMPEIYNFHSRVFLQDLEGCLEAPESVGACFLARKESFEMYECYCQNKPRSEALWRQFSDCVFFQDCQKKLEHKLGLDSYLLKPIQRLTKYQLLLKELLRYSPDCEGTSELQGALTAMLDLLKSVNDSMHQIAITGYEGDICELGRVLMQGSFSVWISHKKGPTRMKELTRFKPMQRHLFLYERALLFCKQREEHGDGCDKTPSYSFKHCLKMTAVGITENVKGDVKKFEIWYSGREEVYVVQAPTLEVKMAWLNELRRILTNQQKLLRDEAYQHNQMVGHMQLSPALSESKQQRTSVSSEDTESGRSSPDPQPHSPKHQHNRKSWPGAHSSVDICEGLEEWSGGQDAFHPSDTEEEVLVQLSPGRYRALADCLQNGPDSITIKCGDIIQLQCEDNKGRWLVKNLSQRRDGFIAATSLQLILVDSSQGHFSRLGDPGNLKARKLSSP, encoded by the exons ATGGGCCCAGCTTcactgcaggaggagagagagtcGGAGAAAGAGTCcaagagggagatggagagctACCGCTGCCTTCTGCAGGCCGGCTCCCAGCTAGAGAGCACTCTGCAGC AGGTGACTGTCCCTCTAAGCTTGAAGGAGGTGGGAGGCTACATAGAGAAACAGGTTGCATACTTGTCAG GGGGCCGCGGGGAAGACTCCAGTGTCATCATCACCCTCCCAGAGAGCTCGGCTTTTAGTGACATTCCAGAGGAAGCTTTGGCCAAAGTCTTTACGTACCTCACTCTCATCCCTCG AACGAGGCAACCCGGGGTCAAATTTATCATCATTTTAGACCGAAGACTGGATACATGGGCCTCTATCAAAACTGCACTTGCCAGGATAGCA GCCTCCTTTCCTGGGAACCTCCACCTGGTCTTGGTGCTCCGACCCACCAGCTTCTTCCACCGCACTGTTACTGATATTGGCTTTCGCTTCAGCCAAGAGGACTTCATGCTCAAGATGCCA GTGGTGATGCTGAGCTCTGTCACAGACCTGCTGCACTACATCGGTGAGAACCAGCTGACTTCAGAGTTCGGAGGCACTTTGGACTATTGTCATAGTGACTGGATTGTTTTACGAACA GCTATTGAAAGTTTTGCCGTCACAGTTAAAGACATTGCACAGATGCTGCAGAGCTTTGGCACTGAGCTGGCGGAGACGGAGCTGTGTGATGATGGGAAGGCCATCGAGTATCTTCTTGAGTCTCACACTGAAAAGTACAGGAAACTCAAG GATGCAATCAGGTCGGTTTCAAAGGAAGGGCGTCATCTTCTTGCAAGCCTGGAGACCTCCGGAAAAGAGGATGACTCCCAGTGGGATGTGAAGATGGACTGGGATACAGTACAGAG GCTTCTTGCCCAGCTCAGAGACATGGAGTCAGCCTTTGATGGTTTCTTTGAGAAGCATCACCTGAAACTCCATCAGTACATGCAGTTGCTCAGATATGAACAAAGCTTTCAGGAA ATGGAGTTGTGTCTGGACCATTTAACGGGTCAGGAGAAGGAGCTGTCCATATCTGTGGACACTCTGGCTCAAACAGAACAGGCTCTCAAAAGGTTGGACAGTTTGGAATCAAATGCACAG GAGGTGATGTCTCGAGCTCAGATCATCATCCTTCACGGACACCAGCTCTCCGCCAGTCACCACTATGCCATGGCTCTTATTATGCAGCGCTGCAACCAGCTCCGCCACTACTGTGATACACTTAATGCTGCTCTCAAAACCAAACACACTCGTCTTCTGCAAACGCACCAGCTGCTGCTTTGTCTTGGACAG GCCCAAACTTGGTGTGATGATGGAGCATATCTGCTGGCCAATCAGCTGGTAGAAAAGTACCAGTCTAAGGAGGGggcccaggctgctctgaggGACATTGAGAGGTTCCTGGAGGGGGCGCCATCTATGCTGAGCTCAGGACCTGACATCCTGACCATCGAGTACGAGGCTGTCATCATGCCTCAGCTGCAG GCCCAGATAGTCAAAACGTTTGAGAAGCATGCAGCCGTGCAGCAGATGATTCAGAGTCGACAGGCCTGTCTACGGAAGCTCGCTGATAAACATGTGCGACCGGTCCAACTGGTGGCCCCCCGGCCCGAAAACCCACCACGCTCCAAGtcccccctcttctcccccAAACATG TTGATGGTTTGAAGTTCACATTCGACCTCTCTCTGCCAGGGAAGAGAGCATCCCGAAAGAGCCCCAACTCAAGAAaa ATTGAGGTGATCCACGACTACCAGGAGAGCCGGAGCTGCGTGTCGTACTTTCTGGATGGAGAGGACAGCCCAGATCTCTTGAAGCG TCATGTGATGAGGGAACTCATAGAGACGGAAAGAATCTATGTGGAAGAGCTGCTGTCAATTCTGTTG GGTTACAGAGCCGAGATGGACAACCCAGCTATGTCAGGTCTTCTGCCCCCGATCCTGCGCAGCAAGAGAGACATCCTCTTTGGAAACATGCCAGAGATATACAATTTTCACAGCAG GGTTTTCCTTCAGGATCTGGAAGGATGCCTGGAAGCTCCTGAAAGTGTAGGAGCCTGTTTTCTGGCACGG AAAGAAAGCTTTGAAATGTATGAATGCTACTGTCAGAATAAGCCACGCTCTGAGGCGCTGTGGAGGCAATTCTCAGACTGTGTCTTCTTTCAG GACTGTCAGAAAAAGCTTGAGCACAAACTGGGCCTGGATTCGTACCTGTTGAAACCAATCCAACGCCTCACCAAATACCAGCTGCTGCTTAAG gAGCTTCTGAGATACAGCCCAGATTGTGAGGGGACTTCAGAACTGCAGGGGGCATTAACAGCAATGCTGGACCTTCTCAAATCCGTCAATGACTCCATGCATCAGATAGCTATCACAGGATATGAG GGTGATATTTGCGAGCTGGGCCGGGTGTTAATGCAGGGTTCCTTCAGTGTGTGGATCAGCCATAAGAAGGGTCCCACACGCATGAAGGAGCTGACTCGCTTCAAGCCGATGCAGAGACACCTCTTCCTGTATGAGAGGGCTCTGCTTTTCTGCAAGCAGAGGGAGGAGCACGGAGACGGCTGCGACAAGACGCCCTCGTACAGCTTCAAGCACTGTCTCAAG ATGACTGCTGTGGGGATCACAGAGAACGTCAAGGGAGATGTGAAGAAGTTTGAAATCTGGTACAGTGGCAGGGAGGAAGTGTATGTGGTTCAG GCTCCTACATTAGAGGTGAAGATGGCCTGGCTCAATGAGCTTCGCAGAATCCTGACCAACCAGCAGAAGCTGCTTAGAG ATGAAGCATATCAACACAACCAAATGGTTGGACACATGCAGCTTTCTCCCGCCCTTTCTGAGAG CAAGCAGCAGAGGACGTCAGTGAGCTCAGAGGACACAGAGTCAGGGAGGAGCAGTCCAGACCCCCAGCCTCACTCCCCTAAACACCAGCACAACCGCAAGA GTTGGCCCGGAGCTCACAGCTCGGTAGACATCTGCGAGGGTCTGGAGGAGTGGTCTGGAGGTCAGGACGCCTTCCATCCATctgacacagaggaggaggttTTGGTGCAACTG TCTCCTGGCAGATACAGGGCTCTGGCTGACTGTCTACAAAACGGGCCAGACAGCATCACCATCAAATGTGGGGACATCATTCAACTGCAGTGTGAAGACAACAAGGGGCGCTG GCTGGTGAAAAATCTGAGTCAGCGTAGAGACGGCTTCATAGCAGCTACCAGCCTGCAGCTGATTCTAGTAGACAGCAGCCAAGGACACTTCTCCCGACTAGGAG ACCCTGGGAACCTGAAGGCCAGGAAGCTCAGCTCCCCGTAG